The Mangrovivirga cuniculi genomic sequence ATTCTTTCAGCCTGAACAGCCAGAGTCTGGTCATGAGTAACTGTTACTAGTGTGGTGCCTTGTTCAGCATTCATTGAAAACAGTAAGTTTTCTATCTTTTTACCAGTTTCACTATCCAGATTACCTGTTGGCTCATCAGCAAAAAGTATTTTGGGATTATTGGCAAACGCCCTGGCGATAGCGACTCGTTGTTGTTCGCCTCCTGATAGTTGTGACGGGTAATGAGATGCTCGATCTGCCAGTCCTACCCTATCAAGCCAATCTTTAGCTGATTTAATAGCGTTTTTATCACCCAAAAGTTCTAAGGGAATTGCTACATTCTCAAGAGCAGTGATGGATTGAATTAAATTAAAGCTTTGAAATATAAACCCGACTTCACGATTTCTCAATTCTGCCCGTTCATCTTCACTCATGTTATTTATCACATGT encodes the following:
- a CDS encoding ABC transporter ATP-binding protein; amino-acid sequence: MTDILRVEKLKKVYKSGDHELTILHDIDFQIARGSSCAIIGPSGSGKTTLLGLCAGLDTITEGIIELDGHVINNMSEDERAELRNREVGFIFQSFNLIQSITALENVAIPLELLGDKNAIKSAKDWLDRVGLADRASHYPSQLSGGEQQRVAIARAFANNPKILFADEPTGNLDSETGKKIENLLFSMNAEQGTTLVTVTHDQTLAVQAERILEMKGGMIISDKTTQTV